The segment ATCTTACCAGCACCAACTCCTCAATCTTTGAAAACAACACCATAAGCTCGCCGACGCTGTGCTTTGGCCTCTTCCTATCGAATCAAAACTCTCTTGTCTCAAACCAGCTTTCTGCATGCACAATTTATATAAACGGAACAACACAAACCTCAAATTCCTCATTCAACATAATAGAAAACAACACCGGAGTTTCTATAATCAACCTAACCGCATACACCTACAACAATTTCGGATGCCAAAACGAGGGTGCAACGATTATTGACGATGGAGACAATAACTCGGTCTATCCCTCCTGCTCACCGTCCATCTCCTTCAACCTTACTCCTAAGTTCGTAGTAAAAGGCGCCAATGTTTCTGTTGTTGGTCGTGCTGAATTCGGAGGAGCAGGCATAAAAAACAAACCAATTACTATCTATTTCAACGGCACTCAGATCTCAGATAATGACCTCTCCCCACCAGGGCCTCCGTCTACTAATTCAACTGGCTGGTTCAACTATACATTCAACGTAACTAATGCTTCCTGGTTATTCGGAATCCCGCTTTACGAATCAGGCCAATACAACGTTTCAGTAAACTTTACTGACTTGGGAAGATCAGCCAACAGGACAGAGAATATGACTGTCTTTGAATTCTATCCCTCAATCAGAACAAACAAAAGCCACTTTAAGTCATCAGACCCGATAAACATCTCTATAGTCATCTTTACCGACGTTTCAAACTATCCCTACGCGGATGCAAGTGCTCTTTCCCTTTGCATAAGCAACGCAGAAAGCCCCGAGAACTGCTCCATTGCTGTTCTCTCAGCAAGAAAGGCATCTACAGGAAACTATTCAAACGAGACAGACATTGCTTCTTCACTATCAGAAGGAAATTACTCAGCTTATACAAACCTTTCAGTTCAAGGAATATTGCGCTCAAACTCAACTACTTTTATAATTGACAATACTCCTCCGTACATCGAAAATCTTACCACAACAGGACTTAATGTATTTAACTACACTTCACCTCAGTCCACATACACGGTCTACATAAACGTTACCGATAATAGAGGGATTTCAAGCGTCCTTTGCGAGCAGGCAGGTATAAACATAAGCGCAAACTTTACAGGAGGTGGCTCAAACGCCTGGTCATGCTCTCTTGCTGCACCACCATTAAACAAAAACTACAATATCACCATTTTTGCTCTTGATAATGCAGGGAACGTAAACTCAACAGGCTTTGAACTGAGCACCTTGGGCTTTACGAACCTTACGATGCTACCACAGATAGGGCAGCTGACCCCTATAACAATAAACGACCTACATGCTGGCTACTATGTCATCTACAACATAACTTTAAATAACACTGGAAACGCAAAGGCTCACCGCGCCAACGTCTCAATGACGCATGCGGTCTCACCGCAGTACGTAACTACGACAACATCAACTGAAAACTGCACACAATCAATAAACTATGGTGGCGGAAGCTGCACAGTTTCTTTTAACGTAACGGTGAATGCACAAGCACCACAGGCAACATATTATCTTTACTTCAGATCCAATTTTACGAACAATAACCTTTCCATAGGCACCACAAGTGAGAAATATCTTGCAGTCACAGTAACCGGAAACCCGATTCTTACTTCTGCAGACTACAACACTACAATAAACCACTCCACGACCGGAAGATTTAACCTCTCTCTAAACTCAACAGGGAATGATAACGTCAGAAGCGTTTCAGTAAGCTATATTCCAAATACGCTTCCATCATCCTGGGTTGCCTTTGCACCTGAAGCATTTGTCAGTATAGACGTGGGATCGTCTGAAAACGTCTCGGTTAATATAACTGTGCCCACCTACACTTTGCCAGGAAATTACACTGGTCACTTTGATGTGAACACTTCTAACTCAAACAACATTTCAATAAACATCTCAGTCAATGTTCCTGCAATGCACGCCTGGACCTTAACGCCATATAACCAGACAAACACCACAGGCCTATCCAACTCAGGTTCACTTGGAACTGCCTATATAAACAACACTGGAAACATCGAGCTCAACTTCACGATATCTTACTCCGGCTCGTTTGTCGGCTCGGCAGTTGACCCGGGAACAAATCCAACAAACATCACGCTTCATATAGGCGAACTTTACAATTTCACGCCGTCTCATTCAGGCTCTCCCACACCGGGAACGTGGACTCTTAACATAACCTTTACAAATCTCTCTGCTACACCTACCTCAAACTTTACAATAATGAACTTAGAGGTTGTCGATCAACCACCAACGATTTCAGATCAGATAAACGCAAGCCCAGGCTTTATTTCAGAAGCAAATGTCCAGCTTCGAATAAACTTCACAGTCAAAGATGACCAAAACTTAGTTGATTCGAACTCCGTTCACTGCAATTTCACTCTTACCTCAACCCAAAAAGTTCAAGCAAGCCAGATAGCTGGATGCCAAGACTGTTGGAAATGCCAATATACTCCAACAGTTGGAGGCAAATACAACCTTTCAATTTTTGCCTCTGATACAGGGGGGAAGATGAGCAATGCTTCAAGAAATCTAACCATAATCGGAAAAACTTCCGTGCTTGTAACCATGAACTCAACTTCCGTTTCAGTTTCAGGAATCAATCAAACAACATCTAAGAACGTAACTATCACTGTTTATGCAAACAACACCGGAATGGGTACTGCAAAGTATGCTATTGGTTTTGGACAGGAACCGCCAAACTGGGTCTCGTCGATTTGGAACTACTCTTCAATCTCAAACTCAACAAGAAAAGAAGGAAACATAACCGTTACCGTACCGACTGGCACAGAACCGGGAACATACTATACATACATAAAAGTTAACTGGACTAATCCGGACAACTCAAATAGCACTAACACGAGTACCTCACTTTTAGAAATATCTGTCCTTCCAAATCCGCTTCTGACGATGCAGGAGGATTTCTCAGTCTATCTGGAGCAAGGCACAAATTCGAGCACCCTACTTTATCTAAACTCAACCGGAAACGACCCAATTTTAAGCCTAAACCTTACTTGTCGTGGCACTTATTGCCTAACCTTTAACATAACCTTCAACGAAAGCGCGGTATCTACTATTCCCCCAGGCACTCTAAAGACCATAAACGTTTCAATAAGAGTGCCTCGTGGGCAGATTGCAGGACCCTATCCAATCCCCATAAACGCAACAGCAGTTCAATCAGGCGCACAAACCATAATGACTATTATTGTAGGCTCTGATTATTCATGGTCCGTGACTCCCACATCATTCAACACTTCAGCAGTCATCGGCTCCTCAGGCGCCACCTCCTTTACAATCCAAAACAGTGGCAATGAGGATCTCTTCTTCTACTTCAACTTAAGCGGAAACATCACCGAAGTTCTTTCTCTGGAAACTCTCAGCAGTGAAGTCATAAAACTAACAAATTATACCCTTAACCTTACCTACTCAGCCCCACTCTCTCCGGGAACTTACCAAGGAATTCTCACAATAAACGAAACGACAAACAACACCTTAACCACAATTCCATTAGACTTTAAGGCGTTTTCAGGTTTTGTTAGCATAAGTCCAAACAAAAATGTCAAACAAGTCAACATACGCAGAGGGGACACCATATATATAAATGCGACCGTGACCGCAGCGGGCTCTTATATAAACGAAAACGTTAGCTTCCAAGCTTTTGTTAACGGCTCCTCTTGTCCAGTATCAGGCTACGTCAACATCCCAGCACAAAATCTTTGGATGATAAACTGCACAGCTCCTTCGGAAAACGACGGTTTATGGCACAATCTTACGATATATGCAAACTATTCAACTCTCAGCATCATAATCAAAAACACGACTAACGACTCCATACACTATCTGGACATAACCCCCCCTGCAATTGTTGCAAGTAGCGAAAATGTTTCAGGTACAAATGTCTCCATTGAGCTTAACGTCTCAGATAACATCAACATAAGCACGGTAAGTGTATATATCTTACAGCTATCTTCAAATGTTACTCTGAACAAGAGCGGCCAATACACATACAGATATAACCTTTCAAATCTGTCAATAGGGGACTATGACGTCATCTATTGGCTCAACGATACCACCGGCAACTCAAACTATTCAACAGACTACTTTGAGGTATGGAGCGACGCAGCCTTCAGCGGCGATATTAAAAACTCATCAAATCAACCAGTTGTAGCAATATTTAATCTCTACAGAAACGGAACAAACCAACTCCTTCAAAACTTTTCAACAAATTCAAGTGGGCAGTATCGGGCAACAATTCACGATAGGCTGTATGACCTAAACATATACTCCTCTCAAGTCGGTTTGAATCTGACCATAAATAAAATCAATCTTGTCTCCTATACTGACTCATTTGATTTCGATAAGATACAAAAAAGAGAAACAAATCTAGTAAACGGCGTAAATGGAGTAGGATTGCGTTCAAATATAACAGAAAGCGCAACCATTACCATCTCCTACAATTCAGAAGACCTCACAACAGCTGAGGACTACTTAAAAATTTACAAGTGTGGAAATTGGAACTTCTCTACTAAAACCTGCTCGGGTTCATGGTCCCAACTCACCAGTGTAGTTGACAAAGTTCGTGACACAGTATCCGCAAACACCACTCAGCTGTCTGACAGCGACAAAGAGGTTGCATACGTTCTTGGAGAGTCACAACCAACAAGTGGCCAACCGGATATTTCAGTTTCAAGCCCAGACACCCTGACAGTACATCACAACAGAACCGGAACTTCGTCATTCTCAGTAGTCTCAAGCGGAACAGGGACCGCGCTAGGGGTGAACGTCATTTGCGTTTCTGGTACAGTCTGTCAGATGAAAGAGACTTCAATGGCACCAACATATTTTGAGTCGATAACTGAGGGTTCAGCACAGACAGTTAATATAAACGTCTCAATACCTTATGCCTACCCACCCGGAACGTATCTTGCGATAATAAATGCCTATGGAGAAGGCATAAACAATAAGACAGTCCAGCTTCAAGTAGTCGTTCCGTCAAATGCTTCATGGAATATAAACCAAACTTACTTTAACTCAACGGTCGGCACGGGGGAGACAGCAATAGGATACTTTGAAATAGAAAACAAAGGAAACATAAACTTTCAACTCTCTTCATCTACCAACAACTCAATTGCATATGCAAATGAAACCTTGCTATACTTGCCAAAGAATCAATCTTCTGCAAGAGTCTTCAAAATTATTGCAAATGCAACTTCCCCAGGAAACAGGACAATTACAATAACTCTCTCCAATTCATCAGCTAGGCCACAGTCACTCCAACTAAATGTCTCACTAAATGTTGTGAACTTTACGGTTACTGTGTTATCTCCAAATTCTCAAAATCCAGAATCGAATATTACTCCAGAAACCAAAATAAACATAACTGCCCGCGTTTATCTTGAGGGCACAGAAGTCACCAGTGG is part of the Candidatus Anstonellales archaeon genome and harbors:
- a CDS encoding right-handed parallel beta-helix repeat-containing protein codes for the protein MYSTTPGPNISNNQINNNLGGGIKAIDPTKQSLRIVNNTLISNSYFGINITYSNNTYIANNSLGLNSVDVDNKSSNISYAYDNACNNPLNFRDFGQVGCTWNYPPPIFISSCSNLTSAGYTYILTSNITNWGGATCFNITAENVTLNCAGYTINGTNTQDSYGVYSTYSNTTIKNCIIDMFKYGITLSNANQNYILNNSIQANMTDSKGIYLISAPSTIIENNTISIKQPVGTFPFEGIRAEYSNYLVLHNNSVTTNYTRAIFLRFSNYSNVTNNYVFSNRSWGIDTYFYNTIKNNFISSYSGRALDPGDYNIVINNTAISTLGPAIILSPGTNVTFVNNTGISHKRYGLELTTGSQNNTFINNVFISNYSFGAYLASSEQNTLTNNTIKSVYGQAYASPYSKSNRIANNTIISEYNISINLTSTNSSIFENNTISSPTLCFGLFLSNQNSLVSNQLSACTIYINGTTQTSNSSFNIIENNTGVSIINLTAYTYNNFGCQNEGATIIDDGDNNSVYPSCSPSISFNLTPKFVVKGANVSVVGRAEFGGAGIKNKPITIYFNGTQISDNDLSPPGPPSTNSTGWFNYTFNVTNASWLFGIPLYESGQYNVSVNFTDLGRSANRTENMTVFEFYPSIRTNKSHFKSSDPINISIVIFTDVSNYPYADASALSLCISNAESPENCSIAVLSARKASTGNYSNETDIASSLSEGNYSAYTNLSVQGILRSNSTTFIIDNTPPYIENLTTTGLNVFNYTSPQSTYTVYINVTDNRGISSVLCEQAGINISANFTGGGSNAWSCSLAAPPLNKNYNITIFALDNAGNVNSTGFELSTLGFTNLTMLPQIGQLTPITINDLHAGYYVIYNITLNNTGNAKAHRANVSMTHAVSPQYVTTTTSTENCTQSINYGGGSCTVSFNVTVNAQAPQATYYLYFRSNFTNNNLSIGTTSEKYLAVTVTGNPILTSADYNTTINHSTTGRFNLSLNSTGNDNVRSVSVSYIPNTLPSSWVAFAPEAFVSIDVGSSENVSVNITVPTYTLPGNYTGHFDVNTSNSNNISINISVNVPAMHAWTLTPYNQTNTTGLSNSGSLGTAYINNTGNIELNFTISYSGSFVGSAVDPGTNPTNITLHIGELYNFTPSHSGSPTPGTWTLNITFTNLSATPTSNFTIMNLEVVDQPPTISDQINASPGFISEANVQLRINFTVKDDQNLVDSNSVHCNFTLTSTQKVQASQIAGCQDCWKCQYTPTVGGKYNLSIFASDTGGKMSNASRNLTIIGKTSVLVTMNSTSVSVSGINQTTSKNVTITVYANNTGMGTAKYAIGFGQEPPNWVSSIWNYSSISNSTRKEGNITVTVPTGTEPGTYYTYIKVNWTNPDNSNSTNTSTSLLEISVLPNPLLTMQEDFSVYLEQGTNSSTLLYLNSTGNDPILSLNLTCRGTYCLTFNITFNESAVSTIPPGTLKTINVSIRVPRGQIAGPYPIPINATAVQSGAQTIMTIIVGSDYSWSVTPTSFNTSAVIGSSGATSFTIQNSGNEDLFFYFNLSGNITEVLSLETLSSEVIKLTNYTLNLTYSAPLSPGTYQGILTINETTNNTLTTIPLDFKAFSGFVSISPNKNVKQVNIRRGDTIYINATVTAAGSYINENVSFQAFVNGSSCPVSGYVNIPAQNLWMINCTAPSENDGLWHNLTIYANYSTLSIIIKNTTNDSIHYLDITPPAIVASSENVSGTNVSIELNVSDNINISTVSVYILQLSSNVTLNKSGQYTYRYNLSNLSIGDYDVIYWLNDTTGNSNYSTDYFEVWSDAAFSGDIKNSSNQPVVAIFNLYRNGTNQLLQNFSTNSSGQYRATIHDRLYDLNIYSSQVGLNLTINKINLVSYTDSFDFDKIQKRETNLVNGVNGVGLRSNITESATITISYNSEDLTTAEDYLKIYKCGNWNFSTKTCSGSWSQLTSVVDKVRDTVSANTTQLSDSDKEVAYVLGESQPTSGQPDISVSSPDTLTVHHNRTGTSSFSVVSSGTGTALGVNVICVSGTVCQMKETSMAPTYFESITEGSAQTVNINVSIPYAYPPGTYLAIINAYGEGINNKTVQLQVVVPSNASWNINQTYFNSTVGTGETAIGYFEIENKGNINFQLSSSTNNSIAYANETLLYLPKNQSSARVFKIIANATSPGNRTITITLSNSSARPQSLQLNVSLNVVNFTVTVLSPNSQNPESNITPETKINITARVYLEGTEVTSGVNWSVSVGGSSCPLANYSYLDKWEISCLAPSISTINNSLVVYAVYGEYSASDSKSNSIQYTDTVPPHINITAPSQYRGGIIPITIFVTDNAGVSNVSANITYPNGSVYGLPLTFSDPYYINNLDTSELNYGTYKISARANDTSGLTSTNTSAFNVLRGGYIAGNFTGPNATVHIVEIRLYDVEGNILFAFNSSGVFNKTVNATDIVNLELLAFGHKATINGVNISNNISNIFRIDEIYPTYVGRGALKAISITNISVNYTNGTVTMDYSGTNYVSESNVGLYKCSVWDFKTRTCTSGWERQTNVYVDRINHKISANISSFSAYAVAEYICGDGVCHSTYGESNALCPSDCPLPSQSTQVQVSGGSSTSYSTTTIQGASEQQLKEIRTEIEKLQSMQPGSEDFKKQVALIEELYKNLSSQLMAGANLSAHGMQTVTNSIYFELYPGEETTTSTTLRSTLDAETKVTIRVVGNVKPYVVPSVESLTIPPHGEADITLYVTLPPDAKPGVYYGSVEFENDVGGLIQVPFNLRILQEKDRLLDLKIQPVDNVVEPGGRLRIETNIYNLGEARRVDAQLKIQMIEQTTDKILTQIEEALAIETSLSSVKTVEVPGDAVEGKYILRAIATYPVSSGLSREAVSVSTVQVRRSLTPLLLFFVVLVLVGGGYVLWKRREREKKRFMVKIDFSKLPQFDERTAFIGKIAETNVRAGFPIDKLVMHTLIAGASGSGKTVAAQVIVEEVLKKKVAVIVFDPTAQWTGFLRKNTTKEMLDLYPQFGMSKSEATAFSGNIYLLKNPSQKINIREFMKQGEISVFTLAGFKSTDIETLVSNVIDQVFELKLDESKQLRLLIVFDEVHRLLPKFGGTGKGFTNIERAVREFRKWGVGMLLSSQVLSDFVGEIKTNISTEIQLRTKYEEDLNRIKMKYGEEILRYIVKSPVGTAMIQNAEFNRGNPYFVSFRPLLHSIVRLSDKALETYQKYNERISKIVETMEYLKSKEVDVFDAELELKLAKDKLNKGSFEVVEIYLDSLEKKLEQIKRKIG